The stretch of DNA ATTCTGATTCAATTATTGAAGATTTTAAGTCACNNNNNNNNNNNNNNNNNNNNNNNNNNNNNNNNNNNNNNNNNNNNNNNNNNNNNNNNNNNNNNNNNNNNNNNNNNNNNNNNNNNNNNNNNNNNNNNNNNNNTATCAATGAACCTGTGGTGGAAATTTCAGCAATGTATGGTTTTCATTGATGGTTCCATTTTACTAGAAACATACATCTTCAAGCTACATTAAAACAAGATAAAGCAGTTACTGCACTCCACTCCACCTAGCCCAGTCAACAAACTGCATACCACCATACACATTGTTGGCGAAACGCACACCAACGGTGAAAGTCATGGCAACTGCGGGGACTTGTTTCGCCACCGGTGACGCTTCGACCAAGCGTTCTAGTCCATTAATGATCTGGTATCGGGTGTTAGAAGACAAACCGAGGAAGACACCTGAATGTTGATGAAGACAAGAATCAAGTTCATTACAGACAGGAATAGAACAGAATAGAATACAAGTCAATATTAGTGTATTATCTACGAATAAGCAATGGTCAAAATAGAAgctatttaaagaaaaacagaatcttggaaaagaaatcgaCTAGATTGCACATAATTGAACCAATGTAAAACGGCAGTTCCAAAGAGATGAAATACAAGTTTCTAAACAACTATGGTAAATAAGTTGTCCAAATAATATTACTAAACACTCCCTAATTGCCGGTTTGGAAAGTAGCAGAAGCTaccttttttttacttttgaattatgaaaaatcaaaatacgcGTGTTTGGGAAGTAGCAGAagctacctttttttttttcctacttTTGTCCAAATCATGTTTCTACCATTCATATTAAaacatttaatttaaataacaaatccTTCTAGTTTGCCAAACATGGGTAAATTTTATCATCTAGCAATATCACTATGGAGTATGGACAGTCAAGGGTATCAAATTTGGTCTCATAAACGAATTCATTGGCAATGAAACTGAAAATAGTCATACTAGCACAACAAAAACAGAGATATTTTCTAGTAGCATAGTGAAGAAAAGCTAGAAAACATGAACCAATTTTAAACAATGAACATTTGCATACCCCAAAGAGCTGCACTCTTCACAAGAGGTGGCACAGGTACATGCTCCTCTGATTTCTTTATGTTCCTGATATATCATAATAGCAGGTCAGaaatttttcactaaagaaggaTTCATACACTGCAAACTGCATAAGTATCATCTACTAATTTAACTGTATTCTGCCTTGTATTagatttttttcattaataaaCATTATGGTGCCACCTGCTCAAAAATCCACTATAACTTCTCATTTCAAGTGAGTATCCTTAATCTCTCCAATGATTTTTGGTTTATAATTTACATACTGTAGAGTTTTAAATGGATGAATAGTGGATCAAATATATCATAGAACTTAGGACAATCAGCCAACTTTAAAATCATATTATtgcaaagaaaagagaagaaaataatgatTTCAAGTTGAATCTTTTATTTATGACAGAAACATTAGTTATTAGAAGCCCAAATGTCATATACATAATTACAAAATCCTTACAGAACTTTTCTATTGAGGCCAGGGGTAGAAGTGATTGATCGAGGCGGGGTCAGAACAGGGAAAGTAACATTTGTTCCTATTGCCACACAGGTCATCTAAAAATGAATTCTAAAGAGAACAAAACCATACCGTTTTGCAGTCATGATCATATTGGCAATGCCTTGGCCTATAATGCCACATCCAAATCCAACGGCTCCATACATTATGCCCTGCAATTAGAAACATGCTGAAAAATTAACTGAAATGAAACTTCAATAATAAATGGACCAATGAGATGACTCGTCCTCACCTTGAAGAAGTATGTTCCGAGTCTTTGTTGTACGGAAAACCTACATCCTGGCCTTTCAGCTTCAAATACACTGTAAAGAGAGCAGAGAAGGTTAGACAAAATTCATGCGgtaaagatacaagcagttcatatatgaaaaatattatttccaGTTGTCTTTGTTAGATGGGCAACAATTGATACTCCACACAAAAGAAACCTATATAAAAAGTTATCGATATGAAAGGAAGCCATTCAATGGCGTGTGAATTCTTAGATGGAAACTTCTTCACATTAAGAAGACACTATATAAGACATGGAAAGCATTACTACAATGTCTTTTGTAGATAGAGACCTGTTGATATCTCAATACGTAAGAAACGTACACAAAAGATAATGACATGAAAATAGGTCATTTAATGGCATGATGTGTAACCTGCTAGGCAAAGAGGCATAGGCTTTCTGTAGTCTTCCAAGGAATCCACTAGATACTGATGGTTTCCCGATTCTGGCATAGGGTGCCAACATACCTACCAAGGCAATGTTGACAACCAAACCAACCAAAAGATCCGCGACATACAACTCAAATTCAGACCAAAAGTCGTCACCTCTCTTTTGAACTTCGGCAAAAGTGGCACAACAAGAATCAATGACAATCTGCATATCACAAGAGAGtaaagtttaaatttgaaataagcATTTTTACAAGTAAAAAATCTATTGAGTGGCAAAGAACACATGAATAAATTTCACATAAAGCAGACGGCAAGCGTAATTATTATGTACTACTAGTCACAATCTCTAATTCGAGGGATATAGCTCATTGCTTTAGCATATAAATACCTTATTGACTAGGTAAGTTGAGCAGACAAAGAACGAGTAAAGCATGAACTAGTTCCTCAATAAATCATAGCAGGTTATTATATGATAATTCTAAACATTGATCACTAAAAGTTATACATTGTAGAACAGTTAGATAATTCAATAACTTTAGTCAAGGAACTGCAACATGCAAAATATAAATTCTGGTTATTAAGTGATAAACCCTACCAACCTCTGAgccaattttgaaaagaaacgaCGGATCAGCCAGCATTCGATTGCGAAGTGCAGACCAATATTTCATGGCAAATCCCAAAGGCCAGAAAGATCCCTGCAGTTCAAGTATCAACGGAACAACAACATTAAGGTCTAAGGTCCAAGAGACTTTTAATCCTGTCTTACTCAAGATTTGACAATCCATTAGATAATTGCTACCATGAAataaaagggaaagaaaagcaTGGATATTGGAAACTTTACCTGCATGTCCAAATATCTAAGAAGAAGCACCTTGCGGATTCCCACAGTCTTAGCAGCCTCCAACATATCCGAAGGAAGGGTAGCCCCACGAGCCTGTGTCTCTCTCATTACCTCCTCGTATTTCAATATTGGCCCAAActcatcttcttctttgttacctccatcatcatcactaccgccaccaccaccaccacttccATCTCCAGCTCCACCACCTCCAAAGCTCCCGTTACCACCACTACTATCAATCACAACTCTGTTATTATCATCTCTATTAGTTAAAGAGTCCCCAAATTTATGGTCATTATCCATGACACTCTCGCCTCCCCCTTCCGAAACCTTTATTGTAGTTACATCGGATTGTGATTCAGGTGGCAACTGTGACATACTCattatgaaaaatgtttttttctTCCGTAGAGATCTATTGCACTTGTTAAGACAAATGATTGGAAATGCAGATTCTTTCAAAACCCCCCTGAAACTCAACCTGTCCAAACTTGAATCTTGACTTACCAGTTTCATCAAAACGGATTCTCTCCTTACACTAACCGCATGTGCCACCCCAAAATTCGAAGAACAACCTGCCATTATCCTCAAAGATGGTAGCTTTGTAACTTTGTAGCTCTAACCCAGAAAAGTCGACGAATTCTTAGTTTCTACTTAGCATTCAGCAGCTTAACCAATAAAattaggagaaaaaaaaaaattcagaacaCGCACCAAAACTACTTGAGGCATTGACAGATACTCCAACAAAAACACAATGAGTGAACCAAAAGGAAATGCATGTTTCTGGGAATATTCTAAACATTAACTAGAGCTCTCAAGCAATGCAATATTTTTTCAAGCGATATCTCACTAACAGCGTAAAATAAAACAGCTGAAtaacatgattgaaaactgcaAATGAATAAACAAACAATTAGAAAGGGAGAAAAATGGTACCTGGTTGTGGAGGAATAGTGGGAAATGAGTTAGGGGAATATGCGGCGGAGTGAGTGGTTCCCCCTATTTCAGAGTTTATATATTTGGGAAATTCGCCATGAATTATTGAATTGAAGTACTTCATACTTCATAGTTCATGCTACTGAAATATTCAGCAATAATTAATTGTAGAATCCAACACGTGGGGTATGTAAtgtattgttgatttcttggcCCGCGTGAGATATTTATATCccaatttgatttgatttgatttgtacaggcagagaaaataaaatgatgtTTTTTTATTGTAAGGAAGAAGGACTGGTGTGGGTGTCAGTTCTGTGGGtgaattttgaagaaaaattttttttttgagttatattttaaaaaaaataaaaataattttagatttaaatatttcatataaaaatattatttttattattaaaaatttgttaaacacgttcaaaaattaataatttaattgcaCTCAAATAAGTTCAAAATTCCTTAcgttattaaaaataattcacaacattaaaccaaatacaaaatataaaaatcacaaACACGCTCAAGCAATCACAAACAAATCACAAACATGCTCATTTGTCTATTTCGACCCGCACTCGACGTAATCCAACTCGTAAGTGGAAATAACCTCTGCAAGTTTCTACTTCTTGCAGGCACTGATTCTCCAACTGAAGTATGTCAAACATGATCTCTGCAACTGCAAGTACTTGCAGGCGCTGATTCTCCTGAAGCATGTGATCATTTCTCTTGAAAGTCATTTCATATTTACGGGCGTCCCCGCACAATCATTCACATACAAAACCCGCGACTTAACATTTTCACTTCGGCACCATATTATTTACTTTCCATCACTCTCTTGTGACCTTTCAATTATTCTCATAATCACATGTGCCAAtttatcttctctttttcttttaaaaccaAAACCACCTCTTTGTGACATTCTCCAAAACCTTTAAAACAATTTCAGTTGAaccaattctttttttaaaagacaaagaaaaactATTTATTAGTTAAACCTCTCAGCAAGCCCTTTAGACTTTAGGGGAGTGACAACCAatcttattttcttaaattcattAGAAATTCTTAACAATCATTGTTTtcttaaattgaatttaatcaaataaagtttttaa from Arachis duranensis cultivar V14167 chromosome 4, aradu.V14167.gnm2.J7QH, whole genome shotgun sequence encodes:
- the LOC107484590 gene encoding protein RETICULATA, chloroplastic; amino-acid sequence: MAGCSSNFGVAHAVSVRRESVLMKLVSQDSSLDRLSFRGVLKESAFPIICLNKCNRSLRKKKTFFIMSMSQLPPESQSDVTTIKVSEGGGESVMDNDHKFGDSLTNRDDNNRVVIDSSGGNGSFGGGGAGDGSGGGGGGSDDDGGNKEEDEFGPILKYEEVMRETQARGATLPSDMLEAAKTVGIRKVLLLRYLDMQGSFWPLGFAMKYWSALRNRMLADPSFLFKIGSEIVIDSCCATFAEVQKRGDDFWSEFELYVADLLVGLVVNIALVGMLAPYARIGKPSVSSGFLGRLQKAYASLPSSVFEAERPGCRFSVQQRLGTYFFKGIMYGAVGFGCGIIGQGIANMIMTAKRNIKKSEEHVPVPPLVKSAALWGVFLGLSSNTRYQIINGLERLVEASPVAKQVPAVAMTFTVGVRFANNVYGGMQFVDWARWSGVQ